The Helianthus annuus cultivar XRQ/B chromosome 16, HanXRQr2.0-SUNRISE, whole genome shotgun sequence genome includes a window with the following:
- the LOC110919577 gene encoding ATP-dependent DNA helicase pif1-like, whose product MNNSKPEARELTYVQFPSKYVWKLKDRCWQPRQNYVVIGRIYSASPSLGEAYYLRILLTKVKGPRSFEEIRTYEGVVYPTFRDACYARGLLDDDNEYIECIKESSFTGNGHYLRSLFGTLLLSNTLSRPEVVWEKTWELMSEDILYNMRKDTDMSGFVVSDERLKNITLTKIEKFLLRNGSSLHRFSTMPYPDDDYLMSESNRLINEELSFDTDELRGEFNNLHSSLNEDQRVVYNEIMDAVRSGKGGMFFVYGYGGTGKTFLWKTLGASIRSTGQIVINVASSGIASLLLSRGRTAHSRFHIPINLNEDSVCHIKPNTEVANLLNEAKLIIWDEAPMVHKHAFEALDRTMKDVLSVFDSRNSELPFGGKAIVFGGDFRQILPVVQNGSRQDIVNASLCSSHIWSSCKVLKLTTNMRLSVGSSSSNIEEINLFGKWLLEIGEGNVGDSNDGDSNIEIPDHLLITDENDPIQALIDFVYPSVLDRFKDRDYFSERAILAPKNEVVHEINDRLLALFPGEEVEYLSSDSLCPTEEINDPLHQDLYNPDVLNSVKVSGLPNHRLVLKLGVPVMLLRNIDQQNGLCNGTRLQITRLGKRVIEAEILSGSNVGSRTYIPRISMIPSDKKIPFKFQRRQFPITVCFAMTINKSQGQSLSRVGLYLRDPVFSHGQLYVALSRVKTKDGVKVLIFDKDGRPTNKTANVVYKEIFGKL is encoded by the exons ATGAACAATTCTAAGCCTGAAGCAAGAGAACTTACTTATGTTCAGTTTCCTTCAAAATATGTGTGGAAGTTAAAAGATCGTTGCTGGCAGCCACGTCAAAATTATGTTGTTATTGGGAGAATATATTCTGCGTCTCCTTCTCTTGGTGAGGCTTATTATCTAAGAATTCTTCTTACCAAGGTTAAAGGACCAAGATCATTTGAAGAAATCAGAACATATGAAGGTGTTGTTTATCCTACTTTTAGGGATGCGTGTTATGCACGTGGCCTGTTAGATGATGACAATGAATATATCGAGTGTATTAAAGAATCCAGTTTCACTGGGAACGGTCATTATCTTCGTTCTTTGTTTGGAACACTACTTTTGTCTAATACGCTTTCAAGACCTGAAGTTGTTTGGGAGAAAACGTGGGAGCTAATGTCCGAGGACATTTTATACAATATGCGGAAAGATACTGACATGAgcg GATTTGTTGTATCAGATGAACGTTTAAAGAATATAACATTGACCAAAATCGAAAAATTTCTTCTTCGTAATGGATCCAGCTTGCACAGGTTCTCAACGATGCCTTATCCTGATGATGACTATCTAATGTCTGAGAGCAACCGTTTGATAAATGAGGAGCTTTCTTTTGACACTGATGAACTTAGGGGTGAGTTCAATAATCTTCACAGCTCTCTAAACGAAGATCAAAGAGTAGTGTATAATGAAATTATGGATGCTGTTCGAAGTGGAAAGGGTGGTATGTTTTTTGTGTACGGTTATGGTGGTACGGGCAAGACTTTTTTGTGGAAAACTTTAGGTGCATCCATTAGATCCACTGGACAGATTGTTATTAATGTTGCTTCAAGTGGTATTGCATCTTTGTTGTTATCACGAGGTCGTACTGCTCACTCACGATTTCATATTCCTATTAATCTCAATGAAGATTCGGTCTGCCATATAAAGCCTAATACTGAAGTCGCTAATCTTCTAAACGAAGCCAAGTTGATTATTTGGGATGAGGCACCGATGGTACACAAACATGCTTTCGAGGCTCTTGATCGTACAATGAAGGATGTTTTGAGTGTATTTGATTCACGAAATTCAGAACTTCCATTTGGTGGAAAAGCTATTGTCTTTGGTGGTGACTTTAGACAAATCCTACCGGTTGTTCAAAATGGAAGCAGGCAAGATATTGTAAACGCATCTTTATGTTCATCCCACATCTGGTCCAGTTGCAAGGTGTTAAAATTGACAACCAACATGCGTTTATCGGTAGGATCCAGTAGCTCAAACATCGAGGAAATAAATCTATTTGGTAAATGGCTTCTAGAGATTGGCGAAGGCAATGTTGGTGATTCTAACGATGGTGATTCTAATATTGAAATACCTGATCACCTTTTGATAACTGATGAAAATGATCCAATTCAAGCTTTGATTGACTTTGTATATCCTTCAGTTTTGGATCGTTTTAAAGACCGTGACTACTTTTCTGAAAGAGCTATACTCGCTCCTAAGAATGAAGTTGTTCATGAGATAAATGATCGTTTGCTTGCTTTGTTTCCGGGTGAAGAGGTAGAGTATCTTAGCTCTGATAGTTTATGTCCTACTGAGGAAATTAATGATCCGTTACATCAAGACTTATATAATCCAGATGTGTTAAACAGTGTGAAAGTATCTGGATTACCAAATCATAGATTGGTATTGAAATTGGGTGTTCCTGTAATGCTTTTGAGGAATATTGATCAGCAAAACGGTTTGTGTAATGGTACGCGTCTTCAAATCACACGTCTTGGTAAACGTGTTATCGAGGCTGAGATATTATCGGGAAGTAATGTTGGTTCAAGAACTTACATCCCAAGAATTAGCATGATACCATCTGACAAAAAAATACCCTTCAAGTTTCAACGAAGGCAGTTTCCAATAACCGTATGTTTTGCGATGACTATTAACAAAAGTCAAGGACAATCTCTATCCAGAGTTGGTCTATACCTTAGAGACCCCGTGTTCTCACATGGTCAGCTTTATGTTGCTTTGTCGAGAGTAAAGACTAAAGATGGCGTTAAGGTTCTTATATTCGACAAAGATGGGAGACCAACAAACAAAACTGCAAACGTGGTTTACAAAGAAATTTTTGGGAAATTGTAG